Proteins from one Drosophila kikkawai strain 14028-0561.14 unplaced genomic scaffold, DkikHiC1v2 scaffold_323, whole genome shotgun sequence genomic window:
- the LOC121502553 gene encoding histone H1-like, translating to MSDSAVATSASPVAAPPAPVEKKVAAKKASGSGATKAKKAAVPPSHPPTQQMVDASIKNLKERGGSSLLAIKKYITATYKCDAQKLAPFIKKYLKSAVANGKLIQTKGKGASGSFKLSASAKKEPKPKVAAAEKKVKSKKVVTKKAGATAKKAAGAADKKPKAKKAVATKKTAEKKKTEKAKAKDAKKTGVVKAKPAAAKAKPAAAKPKAAKAPKAKAAASAKPKKAVKKATAPATAKKPKAKTTASKK from the coding sequence ATGTCCGACTCTGCAGTGGCAACATCCGCGTCCCCAGTGGCTGCCCCACCAGCGCCAGTTGAGAAGAAGGTGGCCGCCAAAAAGGCATCTGGTTCAGGAGCTAccaaggccaagaaggcaGCAGTTCCACCATCACATCCGCCAACTCAACAAATGGTGGATGCTTCCATCAAGAACTTGAAGGAGCGTGGTGGCTCATCGCTTCTGGCaatcaagaaatatatcaCTGCCACCTACAAATGCGACGCCCAGAAACTGGCTCCATTCATCAAGAAGTACTTGAAGTCCGCAGTGGCTAATGGAAAGCTGATCcaaacaaagggaaagggtgcgtctggttccttcaaactgtcggcctctgccaaaaaggagcccaagccaaaggttgcggctgctgagaaaaaagtcaaaagcaaGAAGGTAGTCACCAAGAAAGCCGGAGCCACCGCAAAGAAAGCCGCCGGAGCTGCTGACAAGAAACCCAAGGCTAAGAAGGCCGTTGCCACCAAGAAGACTgccgagaagaagaaaactgagaaggcaaaggccaaggatgccaagaaaactggagtcgtaaaggcaaagccagcagcagcaaaggctaagccggccgccgcgaagccaaaggcagccaaggcacCGAAGGCCAAGGCAGCAGCGTCCGCCAAGCCTAAGAAGGCAGTGAAGAAAGCAACTGCTCCGGCTACCGCTAAGAAGCCGAAAGCCAAGACCACGGCGTCGAAGAAGTAA